The Leucothrix mucor DSM 2157 DNA window CCGGTTGGAATGTATTGCACGGCGACAATCATGACTACTGTGGTCGGTAGAATGGCGGCCAGATAACTGAGATCTTTAGTCCAGAAAACGGGCGTCGAGCCAATTAGCAGATCCCGTAAGCTACCACCACCTAAGGCGCAGACACAGGCCAACACCAGCGCCCCAAAAAAGTCCATTTCGCTACGGGCAGCTTGTAATACACCACTGATGGCGAGCGTAATGGTCGCGATCATGGTTAAGATCAGGATGAAGAGTTCGAATTGCATGGTGCGGCCACAGTAGTCAGAAAATAGGGTGGAAAACGTGGGCGCGATTATGGGGGAGGATGTCTTGCTTGGCGAGTGCTATCGGAGGCGGGGTGTTAAAAAATCAAAACCGAAGCATCAACATTAGATGCTTCGGGCTTTCACGCTGATAGACTTAAGCAGTCAGATGCTTTTTAAAGAACTCGACCGTGCGGCTCCAAGCCAGCTCTGCGGCCTCTTCATCGTATCGAGCCGTTGAATCATTATGGAAACCATGATTCACGCCTTTATAAACAAAGGCTTGATAGTCAACGTCATTGGCTTTCAACGCTGTTTCATAATCAGGCCAAGTTGCGTTAACGCGCTTATCCAGCTCACCAAATTGCAACATGATAGGGCTTTTGATATTTGGAATCAGCTCAGCAGGACCAGGCGTACCATAGAACGGTACGGCTGCATCAATCACATCCGGCATTGCGGCAACCAGCATATTGCTGATGTAACCACCAAAACAGAAACCAACCACGCCCAGCTTACCGCTGCTTAATGGATGCTTTTTCAGGAATGAGGCTGCCGCTTTAAAGTCTTCTTCAACTTTTGCTTTATCTAATGAGGACTGCATGGAACGACCTTCGTCGTCATTTCCAGGATAGCCACCAAGCGAGTAAAGAATGTCTGGTGCAAATGCGACAAAACCTTGCTTAGCCAAACGACGTGCAACGTCTTCAACATAGGGGTTCAAACCGCGGTTTTCATGCACGACTAAGACGACTGGCGCTGTGCCTTCTAAATTTTTAGGCTTGACCAAATAGCCACGGCCTTCACCAAAGCCCTTCGGGGACTCAAACATTTCGTAGCTTGCGGTGATGTCATCATCATTGAATGACACTTGCTCAGCCAGTGCATAGTTTGGTAGTAGGGCACCAGACACTGCGCTGATGGTGAGTCCGGCAATTGCCAGCTTACCAAGGCGGTCTAAAAACGTGCGGCGATCAATGCCACCGTGGGCGTATTCGTCGTACCAATCAAAGGCTTCTTGTGGGATTTTAATCGGGGTGGGCTGTTGGTTCATGTGGCATCTCCATTACGGGTGAATGTCAAAAATTAGTTTTAGTCCATTAGCTTTGTTAGATTATCACAGGAATTTTGTGGTGATGTAATTCACTTAGTATTTCCACACAATCTCCTTTTTTGGGAGTACTTTGTTGTTCGCCCCTCACCGATATTAACTGCACTTCGCCGACTCGCTTTGCTCGTAAGGACTGCGTGAAGTTAATATCGGTGAGGGGCTGAGTTGGGCATAGTACGGTTTGGTTTGGGGTGGTGTCGTGTGAGGGAAATTATGTGGCGAGGTTTGGTTGAGGCATAGGGCTTTAGCGACTTACTGGGTGGGGACGTAGATGAAGGTGCAGCCGCCGTTGGCTTGTTGGCATTGGGCGATGTCGCTATCGGGGTGGGTGTAGATTTGGCCGTAGTAGCGGACTGATCCGGCTTGTTGTTGGTAGAGCCATTCTGCTTTGAGCATGGATTCGCTCTCTTCTGAACCGATTTCATAAGGGGGCGTGGTGACGTATTCTGGGTGCTTGTTGTCATCTTGTGCGCTGGCTAGTCCACTGCATGCGCAGAGTAATAATAGAGCGGCGGCCTGAGCGCTTTTTATTGTTAGCATTTTGTATTCTCCCGATGATCAAAAAGCAACTACCTGTAGGTCGTGACGAGGGGGTTTATTGTTCAATAAATATCACAGGAATTTCATTAAAAATGGTCTATTCTCAGAGGAGAATATTTTCATTAAAATGATCAATTAACGATCAATAAAAACATATTCCAGTGGTCTTTGCGTTATTATAATGATGCTCCCCCAAAGTAACTACCCGTAAAAGAGGATTTCTATGTCTGATAAGCCTGCTTCCGGTATACAGTTTCTGCTTCCCCCAGGCAGTCGTAGCCGTGGTATTGATCATGATACTCCCTCTAAAGACTTGCCAAGTATTCTTGGTGGGCGCAGTCGTGCGGCCCGGGATAATCGAGATCCCTTTATTAATGATCATGTGATTAGCGTGGAGGCAGTGTTTGATTTAGCTGGTGCTGCGCGCGGTGTGGGTGACAGTGACTCTAGCGAGTGGGTGGATGATGAACGTGTGCTGGCGTTGGAGGCGACTGATGGCACGACACTGATTGTACGGGCTGATAAGTTAAAAGCGGACCTTGCGCGGCTGTATCCTGATCAGGCATTACGCTCTTCGGGCGATGGGGAGTTACTGGATTTAAGTGTGCTGCATGATCAGGAGGCGGCGGCCCGTGGGGTGGGTAGCTGGATTTGGTCATCGCTGACCGTGTTGGATATTGCGCCGGATAGTTTGGTGGAGGCCGCGAAGGATAAAGCGCGTGATCTGCTAAAAGAAACCTTGGGCGAGGCGTTTTTAACCGCGGCTTCCAAGCAGCTAATCGAAGGCGGTGCTTCTTGGGCGGGAACGAAGGCGCTGATGTGGGCGATTGAATCCCGACTGGATGGCGAGCCGGGGCTGTATCGCTGGGGTTCGAATAAACAAATCCAGCCGCATGATCGGGTGACGGCTGATGAGCCTGCCTTATTGGAAGCGGCTGCAAATAATCATCCGATGTTGATTTTTATCCATGGCACGGCATCCAGCACTTTGGGCAGCTATGGCAGTTTGCGTGAAGGTAATGATGAAGGGTGTTGGGATAATTTAACCCGTGACTTTGCCGGTCATGTGTATGGCTTTGAGCACCGCACGTTTTCAGAAAGCCCGCTGGAGAATGCCTTGCAACTGGCGAGAACTTTGCCCAAGGGTGCGAATATCTCGTTGATCACCCACTCACGTGGTGGTCTGGTTGGCGATTTGTTGTGTATTGGTGAGATTACCGATGACATGATCAGCCGTTACCAGCGTAAGCCGGTGCTTGATCGTTACGGGCAAGAGTCGGATGAAAACAGGCGGCTCCGTGAAGCGGTGGCGCAGCAAGAGCGTGAGCAGCTTAAAGAGCTTCGCAACCTGCTGGAAAGTAAGCAATTTACCATCCGACGTTATATGCGTGTTGCCTGTCCGGCCAGTGGTACTAGCTTGCTGGCGGATAATCTGGATTTATTCCTTTCGGGGCTGTTATCGCTGATTAATACGGCAGTGGGTTTGTTGCCGGTAGTGGGTACGATTGGCGGCGCAACACTCTCGGCCTTGCGCCGGATTGTGCTGGAGATTGCGCGCAACCGGATTGACCCTCAACTCATCCCCGGTATTGAAGCGATGCTACCCAGCTCGCCAATGACTGTGTTGCTGGCTCAAGCCAAGCGGCGTGACGGCGTGGATATGGCGGTGATTGCCGGAAATGCTGATGGGGATGGCGGCAGCTTCCTTAAGCGCATTGCGGTGATGTTAACCGACTGGATTATCTTTGACCGCTTTGATAATGATTTTGTGGTAGATACCCAATCCATGCGCGCGGGCTTGGCTCGCCGCAATAAAACCCGCGAGTTTTATGTGCAGGGCAGTCAAGTTAGCCATATCCATTATTTTGCACGGCCCGATACCCGCCGTGCGCTGTGTCGATGGATGACTGAGGCCGAGCCGCAAATCTTGCCCGCGTTTAACCCGATCCCTACGGACTATGAGTTGAAGCTGGACGAGGTGCATAATCCACCGGTTGATCGCAGTGCTGAGCCGGTATCTAGCGACGCGCCAATTATTATTTATCTACCGGGTATTATGGGCAGCCATTTGGAAATCGCCAAACCAGAGCAGGGCAAAGGTGAGGGCGATCGGGTCTGGTTTGATCCGTTTGATCTGGCTGCCGGCGGCATTGGGCAAATTAGTCTGGATAAAGCTCATGTGCGCGCCGAGAGCCTATTCCAACGCTATTACGGCGATCTGGAGAATTACTTAAAGCGCGATAATAAAGTACTGAGTTTTGCTTATGACTGGCGGCTGTCGGTTGAGACGTCGGCCGATGAATTGGCAGTGCTGATTGTCGATACACTGGAAAGCATTCAAGGGCAGCGCCATCGCCAAGTGAGTTTGTTGGCGCATAGCATGGGTGGCTTGGTGGTTCGCGCCATGATCATTCGCTATCCGGATTTATGGGAGAAGCTGGTCACAGAATACTCTAGCCAGTTTGTGATGTTAGGGACGCCGAATCACGGCTCACATCAAATGGTTGAAAACCTGATCGGTAAAGGCCGTGCAGTACGTCAGCTGGCCGCACTCGACTTTCATCATGAGCTGCAGGAAATTATTGAAATCATTGGTGAGTTTGACGGCGTGTTGCAATTACTCCCGCCAGAAAGCTTTACTGATACCGGCTTGAAGACATTGGCAGAGGGTTACGCCGGCTTTAACTACCAAGGCGAGTCCGCTTGGAAAACCATTCGCAGTAAAAACGAAGACCGTTGGTTTGGTTATGATGAAACGGTTGGCTTGGGCGCCATGCCATCCAGCAAATCGCTAAAAGCGGCGACGCAATTTTGGAAAACACTCGACCAACACGACACCGACAAGGGTCTGCCACATGCCAATAAAGTCGCTTATGTGTTTGGATTAGATAGCCATACGCCGAGTGGCCTGAGTCATAAGGGCGATCATTTATACCTGCATGGCACAGTACGTGGGGATGGCTCAGTGAGCTGGGAGTCGGGGCAACTCAAGCCGCTCACTGACAATGACCGTTATTGGTATATGCCGGTGTCGCACTCGGAGCTGACCAGCACTGATGAATATTTTCCTGCCATTGCTGAGCTATTGAGCCATGGCAAAACCCAGCAGCTGCTAAAGAAACCACCCAGAACCCGTAGCACTAGCGCAGACAGCTATATTTACAATGCTGGTCCCGTATTGCAGCCGGGCGCTGAGGATATTGCCTTATCCTTCTTTGGCGGCACGCCACACCGCGAAGCCGAGCCGGATACCACACAAATACTCAAGGTCAGCGTGCGGGCCATGGATTTACGCTTTGCGCAGCATCCGGTGATGTGCGGGCATTATATGGCTGACCCGATTTCAGGAGCCGAAGCGCAAATCGATCACCATCTGGTAAATGATGCCCTAAGCCAGCGCGAACGCCTTGGGATTTACGCGGGCGAGATTGGCACTAGCACTATTGTGTTAAATAGCCGCAGTGCTGAAGACCGGCGTCGCGGCAGCGGCCAAGGAGCTATTGTAATCGGGCTTGGAGACTGGAGCTTAATTAGTGCTGAGCGCTTAACTAATAGCGTGCGCAATGCCGTCTTGCAGTTTTTATTGCAGACCAATGACTGCGACCAAGGCACGCCGCCCGCTAATGGTAAATCTGGCCAACCAACCCAGCTTACAATCAATAGCCTATTAGTGGGTTACAA harbors:
- a CDS encoding dienelactone hydrolase family protein, coding for MNQQPTPIKIPQEAFDWYDEYAHGGIDRRTFLDRLGKLAIAGLTISAVSGALLPNYALAEQVSFNDDDITASYEMFESPKGFGEGRGYLVKPKNLEGTAPVVLVVHENRGLNPYVEDVARRLAKQGFVAFAPDILYSLGGYPGNDDEGRSMQSSLDKAKVEEDFKAAASFLKKHPLSSGKLGVVGFCFGGYISNMLVAAMPDVIDAAVPFYGTPGPAELIPNIKSPIMLQFGELDKRVNATWPDYETALKANDVDYQAFVYKGVNHGFHNDSTARYDEEAAELAWSRTVEFFKKHLTA
- a CDS encoding CHAT domain-containing protein yields the protein MSDKPASGIQFLLPPGSRSRGIDHDTPSKDLPSILGGRSRAARDNRDPFINDHVISVEAVFDLAGAARGVGDSDSSEWVDDERVLALEATDGTTLIVRADKLKADLARLYPDQALRSSGDGELLDLSVLHDQEAAARGVGSWIWSSLTVLDIAPDSLVEAAKDKARDLLKETLGEAFLTAASKQLIEGGASWAGTKALMWAIESRLDGEPGLYRWGSNKQIQPHDRVTADEPALLEAAANNHPMLIFIHGTASSTLGSYGSLREGNDEGCWDNLTRDFAGHVYGFEHRTFSESPLENALQLARTLPKGANISLITHSRGGLVGDLLCIGEITDDMISRYQRKPVLDRYGQESDENRRLREAVAQQEREQLKELRNLLESKQFTIRRYMRVACPASGTSLLADNLDLFLSGLLSLINTAVGLLPVVGTIGGATLSALRRIVLEIARNRIDPQLIPGIEAMLPSSPMTVLLAQAKRRDGVDMAVIAGNADGDGGSFLKRIAVMLTDWIIFDRFDNDFVVDTQSMRAGLARRNKTREFYVQGSQVSHIHYFARPDTRRALCRWMTEAEPQILPAFNPIPTDYELKLDEVHNPPVDRSAEPVSSDAPIIIYLPGIMGSHLEIAKPEQGKGEGDRVWFDPFDLAAGGIGQISLDKAHVRAESLFQRYYGDLENYLKRDNKVLSFAYDWRLSVETSADELAVLIVDTLESIQGQRHRQVSLLAHSMGGLVVRAMIIRYPDLWEKLVTEYSSQFVMLGTPNHGSHQMVENLIGKGRAVRQLAALDFHHELQEIIEIIGEFDGVLQLLPPESFTDTGLKTLAEGYAGFNYQGESAWKTIRSKNEDRWFGYDETVGLGAMPSSKSLKAATQFWKTLDQHDTDKGLPHANKVAYVFGLDSHTPSGLSHKGDHLYLHGTVRGDGSVSWESGQLKPLTDNDRYWYMPVSHSELTSTDEYFPAIAELLSHGKTQQLLKKPPRTRSTSADSYIYNAGPVLQPGAEDIALSFFGGTPHREAEPDTTQILKVSVRAMDLRFAQHPVMCGHYMADPISGAEAQIDHHLVNDALSQRERLGIYAGEIGTSTIVLNSRSAEDRRRGSGQGAIVIGLGDWSLISAERLTNSVRNAVLQFLLQTNDCDQGTPPANGKSGQPTQLTINSLLVGYNSTTHITVGSSIDAIVRGVCEANQQYRYNTADNQTVRAIGALEFIEFYMDTAITAAYSVRELPHRLEKDLKQLQARIIPEAALQFNDGMRQRLSERSSGNGYWSRMLVTDADEQETEGPAERIKYVYLSERARAEAIIQQRQPGLIEALIKEAIKDNRYDKNICRTLFQLMVPVDFKSTARQTKRLLLVVDGYTANLPWEMLQADDEPLAQKIAMVRQLVSTRFRKSVVASNLKTACVIGNPATTGFHRHFVTDKVLKPEDDGSLISLSGAVKEAQQVTQVLRDNDYTIETLYPKNAKSPPQHSAIDVFNVLFKKPYRILMIAAHGEVKIRANDGKERTGVVLSDGVMLTAAEVGQMEVVPDLVFLNCCHLGKLDASPTASYNRLAYSISRELIEMGVRCVVAAGWAVDDDAACTFSDTFFKAFVQDSEPFGEALFKARKITYKMHPTTNTWGAYQAYGDPNYVLRVNTDKSRDNHHWTPVAPQELKQYLQSLLVDIQHYKDDEEPYTFERLTDKIDNSIARVPQDWIQAPGTQYLLARLYGSILPEGFKLARAACQRAIFEEDKDGQVPIVALQQLGNLEARQAEALSAEGEALLAEIKGSRSSKDKQRLKEQSDRQFQEALALADSAIERLQGLLKITDQMHSLVGGTGNGSASSERFTPNAERFALLGSALKYKAIVLSRRGDSWSDIEPLLTESAAAYGEGEGVSFDANFDPYAMINRLQLCGILGQSVPNIRQLIDKSQEASRLAFKRKPSFFSAVGVADAEVAHYLLAADSSNSQKLPDASELIQLYRDALSEMPHSNRQFFSTIKQLICLAGFLDKRADSVEDKTLIHQRARVIQAVALELKKL